One Vicia villosa cultivar HV-30 ecotype Madison, WI linkage group LG5, Vvil1.0, whole genome shotgun sequence genomic window, GTGAAAAGCTGCTACTTTTCTTTGCGTGACAGACTCGACGAAAAGGCCGTGGATGCGAACATATCAAGGGCCCTGAATCTGTTTTGGAAATCACAAATTCCATCAAAAATCAAGGTTTTCGGGTGGAGAGTGCTTATTGATAGATTACTGTCAAAAACAACTGGCTAGGAGAGGTATAATTCTGAACGAACAGGACAAAATGTGTGCCATTTGCGGGACTGAGTTGGAGGACTTAAATCACTTGTTGTTTCCTTGTTTGCTTTCCAAAAATGTGTGGAACAACATAGGCTTGTGGTTAGGAATTCAACTCTTGGATGGAGGGGCTGATATACATCACTTAGATCAGTTTATTGTAGCTCTCAAGGGGAAGgttaagaagaagaaaatatgttTATTATGGTTGAAAACTTTATGGATAATATGGAATGCAAGAAACAAATTTTGCTTTGAGAATGAGCCTTGCGTGTTAGCGGATATGGTTGCGAACATTAAAGTGGTTTCGTGGATTTGGAAAGCGATCGGTTCAAGAGGGTGAAGGTGTTCCTTTTTTATAATTGGTTACAACCTCCTTTGGACTTTATTAATTTGTAATTGGCTGGTGGTGTATTGGGTTTGAGTACCGCTTGTACTctctatttataaatatattttgcttataaaaaaaaaaccattgcACAGTCCACAAACCCATGGTTGTTTGCATCATCTTTTCAAGCCAACACCATCATACCGTCGTTTGCCAAATGCTGGTCCTTAAAGTTTAATTTTTGAGGCGAATCATGGATATGGTTTTTTAAGTTCTAAAGCTTCAAATTCAATTGTGtcagttttgaatttgaaattttttggtTCCATTCCATCACAATATATATGCGTTAAAGGAGAGTAATGGTGAAGAACGAGTTATCAATGGGGCAACGGTACATGAAGTAGTGGTGCTGCAGATTAGTGATGGCGACATGACAGAGAAAGAAGATGGAAATGTTTCAGCTATGGCTGGTACTGGTATTTATGTTTGGAAGCTCTAATCAAAGGTTGTTCACTATTGTTACTTTATTTTGGATCACTTTGCTTATCTCTTTCTCGACCACGTTTTGCAGTAGTTGTGGTGCACGCCGCCGCTAGTGTGACGATGGTGGGTTACCTTGCTAAAACATTGCAGAAACATTCATAGACGGTGGTAGGTTAccttttcacttgaattttttacttgaaaaaacaaatgaattttttacttgaaaaaataaataaggaaGATAGCCACATAGCTCCTTTATTGAGCACATGATTTATCTAACAGTCTTAAATTCTCTAAAGGTAGAGTGACTTTCCCACTCAAACGTCACACAATCCATATCCATATATCAGTGGCTAGAGTGAGCTGAAGATACGTGACCCCCTTTTTAAGGAGGGATCAAAACCACATTTGAAGCACATAACTATTCTTTCTCTGTGGAGAAAAAATGCATAGATTTTTTCTACTATAGTGTGATGAGTATTGTTGTGGCCATTGTGTTGTTATCACAATTTCCATTCTACTATTATCTATGGAATTGGCCTTAATCATGGGTAGACCTATGCGGTAAAGAAAGAGACCCTTCAAAGATTATGGCTTACCACCCCTAATTTGGTTATAGAATCCCAAACCCTCGAACCCACCTCCGAATTCCCCTCCTTCAAGATTCTTTTATTGCAGCGTAACACCTCTGAGTCAGTTAGAGAATTTTGCGTCATAAACGATCCACTTGATATACTATCCTCCAAATTGGTCAGTCAACCACCTGCCTCCTTTCTACTGATGACTTCAGCGGATTTTTTTGGGAAAAAGACAAGCGTAGTAAGAAGGTCTCACTTCAATAACTTTTCCCACATTTTCCACTACCCTCATCTTCCTTCGCTTGGGCCTATCCTTTACACTATTTCTACAAGCCTCATCAAACGTTGATGGGCCACACTTAGACTTATCAACATTAGGCCCAAAAGAAAAGGGGTCACTAGTATCAGTACATGTAACACCAACGTTAATTACTCCAACACCAAGACACATTTCCTCCTCTATAGCCACATCAATAACTTTTGCTTGATCAGAAAAAATAACAACACACTTTTTGTGATGTGGCCCTAAATTAACACTTAAATATGCAAACTTCTGAGACACATCCTTTGTTTTTGCAACTGTCGATTGAGTATCATAAATGCTCTCTCCTATCTCTTCCTTGTTACTGGCCCTCTCCTTGTCACTGTCTTCCTCATAAAAAAACCTTGAATCAACATCTAAAGCATTATTTTTTCTGACCTGGAATCCGAAGTGCTAAGATCTAAGATATTAACGTCTACAACTCTAGATTTTCCTCACAGATCATACTCCTTAACCATGTCTTCCGCTGGAAAAATTCTGAACGATACTCCATTAATCAAGACTGAGATAGCTTCATTAATGACTGTCATACACCTAGTTCGAATTCGGATCCTAGCAACATCCATACTCACCTTTGCTCTAGTTTTCTcatcacaatacacaaaggaGCCTAACGTAGCTGAAATAACCTCCGAATTCGCTTCCTTCAAGATTCTTTAACTCGTAATGAAAAAATCGCCATcaaacattatttttattatcatacgaGCTTGATAGTAGGGGTGAGAATAGGCTAGGCTTTGCCAAACCTGAGCATGAcacattaaaaaatttaaatcttaAGCTTTGTCTGTAATCCTTCGTAGATTTATTTTTACGCCTAATCCTAACCTTTTCGAAAGTTTGGTTGATCAACTAGCTTACTTAAAAGCCTACTTCATTTGAACACTTAAAAAATAAGCAATCCATCTAatgttaaatatatattataaaaaagattaatgagattaaatatttattttcattgacTCATTCGAGTTTACTTATTAACATAggttttgtgatatttttttttttgatataacTTATGAACACAACTTTAGATAACGACTTATGATATCGTTATtaagagttttttttaaaaagtttttcatatttatttaaatatattagataggtttaaaaagtatttttataGCACTTTAGAAGTAATCTTTTAGTTAAATAAACTTATGaaaaaacttaaacctatctGAGTCAGTTTAAGTTAAGCTGTAAGCCCATATTTCTAACCCTAGTTAAAATACTTCATtctaaacaaaccctaaaaaacttAAAACTTCTGGTTTTACATATAAATAGATGTAAAACTACTCCATAACATATACACAAAAGTTTCCAACATGAAGAGGAAAAGAAACTctctcaaatcaaaatcaacaatgGCCATGGCtgctgcttcttcttctttatcatCCATACAAACTAGTAGCAAAGAAGTAGCTACGTTTTCAAGTAATGTTTACTTACTAGATGAATGTTGGgaatgtatcttcaaattccttATCAACCACGACACCGACTACACTCACCGTCGCTACGTTCATCTGAAGCCTCTTTCCCTCGTATCCAAACAGTTCCTCTCCGTCACAAACCGTCTTCGATCATCTCTCACTGTCTATAATCCAGCATGCCAGTTATTCCATAGATTCTCCAACATTGTCTCCCTCGACCTATCCTACTACGTTGGTGGTGATCTCGATGATCTTCTCGTTCAAATCTCTCGTTTTCCATTGAAAATCACATCACTCAATATCTCAAACCAACTCAAGGTTCCAACAAAGGGATTGCGagctttctccaaaaacattACGACTTTGACATCTCTCGTATGTTCCAACATTGATACTCTCTATTATACCCACATGTTATTCATTGCTGAATGCTTCCCTCTCCTCCAAGAACTTGACTTCAGTAAACCTACAtggtttgaatttgacaaaacTGCCTCCTTCCCTGCACAGGCTCTTTCGTTGGCACTGCCCAAACTCCGCAAAGTTAACCTGCATGGTAATTACGATATCTCCAACGAAGTACTTTTCCACTTGTGCAAGAACTGTACGCTTCTCCAAGAGGTTACCGTCATTAACTGTTGGCACATAACCATGTCTGACATTGCAGCTGATCTCCACCAGAGGCCAACGTTGAGCTCTTTATCTTTTTCAGCAAGTTATCCGGACCGCCTCACGTCATCTTTCATTGACTCTTTGGTGAGTTTGAAGGGTTTGACTTCACTTGATTTGTTCGAATTGGGAATATCCGATGAGTTGCTCTCCTCTATTGCAATGGAGGGTCTTCCTTTGACAAGGCTTGGTCTCCGAAATTGTTCAGGCTGTAGTTATACTGGAATATTTTCTTTGCTATCCAAGTCTCCATGTATACAACATTTGATTCTTCGAAGTGCTTCTTTTCTGAATAATCAACATGTTGCCGAGTTCTCTTTATTTCTGGGTGATTTGATCTCTATAAACCTTAGTCATTGTAAAAGACTCACAGAATCAGCCGTGTTTGCACTTGTTAGGAACTGTCCTGCACTTATTGAGATCAATATGGAATGGACATCTATTGGAAAAGAGAGCGTAAGGAATTCTAATTCTTCGATGGATTGTATTGTAAACTCTCAATTAAAGTCTCTCTATTTGGCTCATTGTCAAGAGTTAACCGATGAAACCATCATAAggttttcttccattttctccaATTTGCAGTTGCTTGATTTGAATTCTTTCCAATTTATATCTTATGAAGGTATTGGTCAAGTTTTAAGGAGATTTTGTAACATTAGACATTTGAACTTAGCATATTGTTCAAGAGTGAAGCTACTTGTTGGAATGAACTTTGAACTTCCCAACTTGGAGGTGTTGAATTTGTCATATACAAATGTTCACGATGAAACACTTTATGC contains:
- the LOC131601776 gene encoding F-box/LRR-repeat protein 3-like; its protein translation is MAMAAASSSLSSIQTSSKEVATFSSNVYLLDECWECIFKFLINHDTDYTHRRYVHLKPLSLVSKQFLSVTNRLRSSLTVYNPACQLFHRFSNIVSLDLSYYVGGDLDDLLVQISRFPLKITSLNISNQLKVPTKGLRAFSKNITTLTSLVCSNIDTLYYTHMLFIAECFPLLQELDFSKPTWFEFDKTASFPAQALSLALPKLRKVNLHGNYDISNEVLFHLCKNCTLLQEVTVINCWHITMSDIAADLHQRPTLSSLSFSASYPDRLTSSFIDSLVSLKGLTSLDLFELGISDELLSSIAMEGLPLTRLGLRNCSGCSYTGIFSLLSKSPCIQHLILRSASFLNNQHVAEFSLFLGDLISINLSHCKRLTESAVFALVRNCPALIEINMEWTSIGKESVRNSNSSMDCIVNSQLKSLYLAHCQELTDETIIRFSSIFSNLQLLDLNSFQFISYEGIGQVLRRFCNIRHLNLAYCSRVKLLVGMNFELPNLEVLNLSYTNVHDETLYAISKRCRGLLQLDLKNCGNVTQKGVKHVLENCTQLREINLRNCYNVHGDVCSILLSSLSLRKIIAPSHIRFTRGTMKLFSHHGCRVC